One genomic segment of Nocardia spumae includes these proteins:
- a CDS encoding SDR family NAD(P)-dependent oxidoreductase — protein sequence MAEYTATNAPTTPLPGTSIDPDELAICLRVIDQAAQLDDKDPDSIAVQRAVGLMFKKLKRQRRTQARDAIAEADRAVVAATATGSPQRIDDETAGIPLSTTTVGDAAGTLLRPRPCYICKQRYTRVDRFYHQLCPDCATRNHAKRDARTDLSGRRALLTGGRAKIGMYIALRLLRDGAHTTLTTRFPNDAIRRFTAQPDSAQWLHRLRIVGIDLRDPAQVVALADDVAAQGPLDIIINNAAQTVRRSAGAYAALVDAESAPLPAGPLPDTISFGTTTQAHPNALTASLDAALVPTTVSAAEVTDLALVAGSATPERISRGVAIDAGGLVPDLAHTNSWVQTVAEVDATELLEVQLCNSTAPFLLISRLRPALAASSARRKYVVNVSAMEGVFSRGYKGPGHPHTNMAKAALNMLTRTSAREMFEADRILMTAVDTGWITDERPHYTKVRLAEEGFHAPLDLVDGAARVYDPIVRGEAGTDLFGCFLKDYEPSNW from the coding sequence ATGGCTGAGTACACCGCGACGAACGCGCCCACCACCCCCCTGCCCGGCACCTCCATCGATCCCGACGAACTGGCCATCTGCCTGCGGGTTATCGATCAGGCCGCCCAGCTCGACGACAAGGACCCCGATTCGATCGCCGTCCAGCGCGCCGTCGGCCTGATGTTCAAGAAGCTCAAGCGGCAACGACGCACTCAGGCCCGCGATGCCATCGCCGAGGCCGACCGGGCCGTCGTCGCCGCGACCGCCACCGGCTCCCCGCAACGCATCGACGACGAGACCGCCGGCATCCCGCTGTCCACCACCACCGTCGGCGATGCCGCCGGCACCCTGCTGCGCCCGCGCCCCTGCTACATCTGCAAACAGCGCTACACCCGGGTGGACCGCTTCTACCACCAGCTGTGCCCCGACTGCGCGACCCGCAATCACGCCAAACGGGACGCCCGCACCGACCTGTCCGGTCGCCGCGCCCTGCTCACCGGCGGCCGAGCCAAGATCGGCATGTACATCGCCCTGCGACTACTGCGCGACGGCGCGCACACCACCCTCACCACACGCTTTCCCAACGACGCGATCCGTCGTTTCACCGCACAACCGGACAGCGCGCAATGGCTGCACCGGCTCCGCATCGTCGGCATCGATCTGCGCGATCCGGCCCAGGTCGTCGCCCTCGCCGACGACGTCGCCGCGCAGGGCCCGCTCGACATCATCATCAACAACGCCGCCCAGACCGTCCGCCGGTCGGCCGGCGCGTACGCCGCCCTCGTCGACGCCGAATCCGCCCCACTACCCGCCGGCCCACTGCCCGACACCATCAGCTTCGGCACCACCACCCAGGCACATCCCAACGCGCTGACCGCCTCGCTCGACGCCGCGCTCGTTCCCACCACGGTGTCGGCCGCCGAGGTCACCGATCTCGCCCTTGTCGCCGGATCGGCCACCCCCGAACGCATTTCACGCGGTGTCGCGATCGACGCAGGCGGGCTGGTCCCCGACCTCGCCCACACCAACAGCTGGGTGCAGACCGTCGCCGAGGTCGACGCCACCGAACTGCTCGAAGTACAGCTCTGCAACTCCACCGCACCGTTCCTCCTGATCTCCCGGCTGCGCCCCGCCCTCGCGGCATCCTCGGCCCGCCGCAAGTACGTCGTGAACGTCTCGGCGATGGAGGGCGTCTTCAGCCGCGGCTACAAAGGCCCAGGCCATCCGCACACCAATATGGCCAAAGCCGCGCTCAACATGCTCACCCGCACCAGCGCGCGCGAGATGTTCGAAGCCGACCGCATCCTCATGACGGCGGTCGATACCGGCTGGATCACCGACGAACGCCCGCACTACACCAAGGTTCGTCTCGCCGAGGAAGGTTTCCACGCTCCCCTCGACCTCGTCGACGGCGCCGCTCGCGTGTACGACCCCATCGTGCGCGGAGAAGCCGGCACCGACCTCTTCGGCTGCTTCCTGAAGGACTACGAACCGTCCAACTGGTGA
- a CDS encoding acyl-CoA dehydrogenase family protein, with product MARSAWSDDEVEAVRDLAKTFFEKEVLPNEEKFVAQGHPDRELYNRAGELGLLCPAIPAEYGGGGGTFAHEAALIEAQSFAGDGSLGMPVHSSIIAPYIKEFGSEELKSRVLPKAASGEMVLSIGMTEPGTGSDLQNIKTRAVREGDEYVITGSKIFISNGWLCDGIIIAAKTDPTKGASGVSLIFAEVNDETPGFRRGRILNKIGGKAQDTAELFFDGLRVPASNLLGEAEGQGFYQMMQLLAQERLVTAIMAVAMMERAVELTVEYTKGREAFGKPLFAMQNTKFELAECATIARVSRTFLDDAIGKHLRGELDIPTAAMSKYWLTDQLGIVVDRCLQLFGGYGYMTEYPISQLYTGARVLRILAGSNEVMKDLIARSL from the coding sequence ATGGCGCGTTCCGCGTGGAGCGACGATGAGGTCGAGGCGGTCCGGGATCTGGCGAAGACCTTCTTCGAGAAGGAGGTCCTGCCGAACGAGGAGAAGTTCGTCGCGCAGGGGCATCCGGATCGTGAGCTGTACAACCGGGCCGGCGAGCTGGGCCTGCTGTGCCCCGCGATTCCCGCCGAATACGGGGGTGGCGGTGGCACTTTCGCGCACGAGGCGGCATTGATCGAGGCGCAGTCGTTCGCGGGGGACGGATCATTGGGTATGCCGGTGCATTCGTCGATCATCGCGCCGTACATCAAGGAGTTCGGGTCCGAGGAGCTCAAGAGCCGGGTACTGCCGAAGGCCGCCAGCGGTGAGATGGTGTTGTCGATCGGTATGACCGAGCCCGGGACGGGCTCGGATCTGCAGAACATCAAGACTCGTGCGGTCCGAGAGGGCGACGAGTACGTGATCACCGGGTCGAAGATCTTCATCTCCAATGGCTGGCTGTGTGACGGCATCATCATCGCGGCCAAGACGGATCCGACCAAGGGCGCTTCCGGGGTATCGCTGATCTTCGCCGAGGTGAACGACGAGACACCGGGGTTCCGCCGGGGTCGAATTCTGAACAAGATCGGCGGTAAGGCGCAGGACACCGCCGAGTTGTTCTTCGACGGCTTGCGGGTGCCGGCGTCGAATCTGCTGGGCGAGGCCGAGGGCCAGGGTTTCTATCAGATGATGCAGTTGCTGGCCCAAGAGCGGCTGGTGACCGCGATCATGGCGGTGGCGATGATGGAGCGGGCGGTGGAGCTCACGGTCGAATACACCAAGGGCCGTGAGGCTTTCGGTAAGCCGCTGTTCGCGATGCAGAACACGAAGTTCGAATTGGCCGAGTGCGCGACGATCGCGCGGGTGAGCCGGACGTTCCTCGACGATGCGATCGGTAAGCATTTGCGGGGGGAACTCGATATTCCCACGGCTGCGATGTCGAAGTACTGGCTCACCGACCAGTTGGGTATTGTGGTGGACCGCTGCCTGCAATTGTTCGGTGGCTACGGATACATGACGGAGTACCCGATTTCCCAGCTGTACACCGGTGCGCGCGTGTTGCGGATCCTCGCCGGTTCCAACGAGGTGATGAAGGATCTCATTGCCCGCTCACTCTGA